DNA sequence from the Nodosilinea sp. FACHB-141 genome:
CAGCGGGGTATGGTAAAAGGTCAGCATGATCAAACCTTGCCTCAACAGGCTGAATGTCTGTGATCCAGCATTTCACAGGAAGTACTCTGATCCCCACGATTTATTTGTAATGAGTTACGTTCGCCCCAACATAGATGCGATGGCTGGCTACGTGCCGGGAGAACAGCCTCGCCCTGGCACAGGCATTATTAAGCTCAACTCCAACGAAAACCCCTATCCGCCCTCTCCCCAGGTGATTGAGGTGCTGAGGCATTTCGAGAATGAGCTGCTCAGGCGGTATCCTGACCCTTTTGCCCGCAACTTTTGTCAGGCGATCGCCGATGTTCTAGGCGTACCGGCGGACTGGATCATTGTGGGAAACGGGAGCGACGATCTGCTCAATCTTTTGGTGCGCGCCTGTGCCGATGACGCCGCCCGACCGATTGTCTACCCCACCCCTACCTACGTGCTGTACCGCACCCTGGCGGCGCTGCAACCCGCCACCGTGGTCGAGGTTCCCTATCCCGACGATTTTCAGTTTCCTCTAAAGGATTTGGTGGCGGCCCAGGGGGCGATCACGTTCATTGCCACTCCAAACAGCCCTTCGGGCCACGTGGTGGCGCTGTCTGACCTGCGAGACTTAGCACAGCAGGCTTCAGGACTGGTCGTGGTAGATGAAGCCTACGTGGATTTTGCTGAGGGTTCAGCGCTGTCGCTGGTGCAGGAATTCGACAACGTTGTGGTGCTGCGCACCCTATCGAAGGGCTATGGGCTGGCGGGGCTGCGGCTGGGGTTTGGCATTGCCAATCCGGCGCTGTTGGCTGAGCTATTTAAGGTCAAAGACAGCTACAACGTCGATGCTCTTGCGATCGCCCTAGGAACGGCGGCCATGCGCGATCAGGCCTACAAGAACACCTGCGTAGATAAAATCAAATCCTCGCGAGCAGCATTAACCAAAGAACTGCGGCATCTGGGGTTTACTGCGCTCGATTCCCATGGCAACTTTGTCTTGGCTACGCCGCCCCAGCCCAACGCCGAGCAGCTGTATCTGGCCCTAAAAGAGCAGGGCATTTTGGTACGCTACTTCAAACAACCCCGGTTAGACGACAAGCTGCGGATTTCGGTAGGCACCGAGGAGCAAAACCACGCGCTGATCGCGGCCCTAGTACGTTTACTACCATCTCTACAACCTTAGCGACGATTGGTATGTCCCAAAGATTGAGTGTTTTTGAGCTATCAAGAGTACAGTGACCCGCGAGTGGGAGCATTGCCCAAACTGGAGACGATCCGCCGGGAGATGGGAACTACAGACACCTATTAAGCGTTTGTAGCACCGGCGGACGCACCGAACAAGGCTACGCTCCATCACCTCCTGTTTGATGAGTGAGAATTTAGAAAAGCGGAGTGCCCCGTGGTGCCAGGTGACAGATCGCTGAAAGGCAGGAAAATCGTGTAAACACTCTGCTTTTACAAATTTTTAAAGACCGCTAGAATGGCTCGTACTAAAGTTCACAAGTCTTTGTGCGAGAGAAGAGAACCCCAAACCATCCACCACCAACCGACAAGAACAACCCACCCACAAAACCACACCCCGTGACGTGAGCCGGAAATTCTCCGGTGGGAGATAAAGAGGGATTTGCCTTTAGGTCGTCATAGTACACAAGAGGCTTGTCGTCTTTACGCCAGCCGATGCGATTACAGAACTCATCCCAAATCTTATCACCCGGATACTTGCCATCGAGTTTGGCCCCACATTCGATATAAATTTGCTTCTGTACACTAAAACCAAACTTGCCCTGGCTGTACTTTACCCACAGGCGATCAATCGTGCGTAAATCCGTGCAGGGAAAATTCAGCAATTCATCGGTAGTGAACCAATTGTCAGTTTTTTTGCCCACAGTGCGAATCATCGCTTCATAGGTTTCTTGGTCAGCATTTCT
Encoded proteins:
- the hisC gene encoding histidinol-phosphate transaminase — its product is MSYVRPNIDAMAGYVPGEQPRPGTGIIKLNSNENPYPPSPQVIEVLRHFENELLRRYPDPFARNFCQAIADVLGVPADWIIVGNGSDDLLNLLVRACADDAARPIVYPTPTYVLYRTLAALQPATVVEVPYPDDFQFPLKDLVAAQGAITFIATPNSPSGHVVALSDLRDLAQQASGLVVVDEAYVDFAEGSALSLVQEFDNVVVLRTLSKGYGLAGLRLGFGIANPALLAELFKVKDSYNVDALAIALGTAAMRDQAYKNTCVDKIKSSRAALTKELRHLGFTALDSHGNFVLATPPQPNAEQLYLALKEQGILVRYFKQPRLDDKLRISVGTEEQNHALIAALVRLLPSLQP